A genomic window from Pseudomonas argentinensis includes:
- a CDS encoding OmpA family protein, with amino-acid sequence MFCNRLRAFAILFCALLSSGCASKSYVVLVESPDGSTGAIEVRTGKGLARVDQKGYAVNLDGSSARPFQVEPPRLEKDFSAARAAQPALPKSYLLYFRTGGAKLTEKSQAEIPKILQTVRDRGPSAVSVIGHTDTVGSKIDNEDLGLLRARAIARQLQENGLQALELVVTSHGEGNLLVKTPDNTPEPANRRVEITVR; translated from the coding sequence ATGTTCTGCAATCGACTGCGCGCATTTGCCATCCTGTTCTGCGCCTTGCTGAGCAGCGGCTGCGCGTCCAAATCCTACGTGGTGCTGGTGGAAAGCCCCGATGGCAGCACCGGCGCCATCGAGGTCAGAACCGGCAAGGGCCTGGCCCGGGTCGACCAGAAGGGCTATGCGGTCAACCTCGACGGCAGCAGCGCCAGGCCCTTCCAGGTCGAGCCGCCCAGGCTCGAGAAGGATTTCTCCGCCGCCCGGGCTGCCCAGCCAGCGCTGCCGAAAAGCTATTTGCTGTATTTCAGGACCGGTGGCGCCAAGCTGACCGAGAAGTCCCAGGCGGAGATTCCCAAGATATTGCAGACCGTGCGTGATCGCGGCCCCTCGGCGGTGTCGGTGATCGGCCATACCGACACCGTTGGCAGCAAGATCGATAACGAGGATCTGGGCCTGCTGCGCGCCCGGGCCATCGCCCGCCAGCTACAGGAAAATGGCCTGCAGGCGCTGGAGCTGGTGGTGACCTCCCACGGCGAGGGCAACCTGTTGGTGAAAACCCCGGACAACACGCCGGAACCCGCCAACCGCCGGGTTGAAATCACCGTTCGCTAA
- a CDS encoding FecR family protein, giving the protein MKVQGEASVTRDGATVPATIGTPLYVGSTVKTGPAGSLGVTLEDNTVMSFGPNSELTLDEFIFDPAQDELKLSAKISHGTLDYISGTIAKLKPQAVEINTPTGTIGVRGTHFLVKVD; this is encoded by the coding sequence ATGAAGGTCCAGGGTGAGGCTAGCGTCACCCGGGATGGCGCGACCGTGCCGGCGACGATCGGCACGCCGCTGTACGTCGGCAGCACGGTGAAGACCGGCCCGGCGGGCTCCCTGGGCGTGACCCTGGAGGACAACACGGTGATGTCCTTTGGACCCAACAGCGAGCTGACCCTGGACGAATTCATCTTCGACCCGGCCCAGGACGAGCTGAAGCTGAGCGCCAAGATCAGCCACGGCACCCTGGACTACATTTCCGGCACCATCGCCAAGCTCAAGCCGCAGGCCGTCGAGATCAACACCCCGACCGGCACCATCGGTGTGCGTGGCACGCACTTTCTCGTCAAGGTTGATTGA